In Microvenator marinus, one genomic interval encodes:
- a CDS encoding TM2 domain-containing protein — translation MIHVQTLEERSPFSRLLTFVLAFFFGVWGVHRFYTGRILTGLLWFFTGGLLGFGWFFDLIVIAIGRFKDGQGRIVGEPVYSSRPMIAAQPMRRETEKDEWGSAKEFDFGEVDRDPLLDKFAELEKQEMGR, via the coding sequence ATGATTCACGTACAAACGCTCGAAGAGCGAAGCCCGTTTAGTCGGCTTCTCACCTTTGTCTTGGCTTTTTTCTTCGGAGTGTGGGGCGTGCACCGTTTCTACACGGGCCGAATTCTCACGGGTCTTCTCTGGTTCTTCACGGGCGGACTACTTGGATTCGGGTGGTTCTTCGACCTAATCGTCATTGCGATTGGCCGGTTTAAAGACGGTCAGGGGCGAATTGTTGGAGAACCCGTCTATTCGTCGCGCCCGATGATCGCTGCACAGCCCATGCGCCGAGAGACGGAGAAAGACGAATGGGGTAGCGCCAAAGAATTCGACTTTGGTGAAGTGGATCGTGACCCGCTTTTGGACAAGTTTGCTGAACTCGAAAAACAAGAGATGGGGCGTTAG
- a CDS encoding DUF4347 domain-containing protein yields MGLRLLVYDDTCRDGAWFGLTHSWIAGDALYKALGRLDASFAAQDWDSALAWLGSFGDQEIDEIQFWGHGKWGRAMVARDALNLDSLKSRESRLLAIKERMHPDSLWWFRTCETIGADAGHRFAREWSEFFECPVAGHTFIIGPWQSGLHLLKPGESPHWTAWEGLAEGSPDAPKKSLWSTPFQPRTIHCLRSRVPSGW; encoded by the coding sequence TTGGGACTCAGGCTTCTCGTTTACGACGATACTTGTAGGGATGGGGCGTGGTTTGGGCTGACGCATTCCTGGATAGCCGGAGACGCTCTTTATAAAGCTCTTGGACGTCTTGACGCGAGTTTCGCCGCCCAAGACTGGGACTCGGCACTCGCCTGGCTCGGGAGCTTCGGCGACCAAGAGATCGATGAAATCCAGTTTTGGGGGCACGGGAAGTGGGGCAGGGCCATGGTTGCCCGAGATGCGTTGAATCTAGACTCGTTAAAGTCGCGGGAGAGCCGCCTTTTGGCGATCAAAGAGCGGATGCATCCCGATTCACTCTGGTGGTTTCGCACATGCGAGACGATTGGCGCTGATGCGGGGCATCGGTTCGCGCGGGAGTGGAGCGAGTTCTTCGAGTGCCCTGTAGCTGGACATACCTTCATCATCGGGCCGTGGCAAAGTGGGCTGCACCTCTTAAAGCCTGGCGAGTCGCCGCATTGGACAGCATGGGAGGGGTTGGCTGAAGGGAGCCCCGACGCGCCGAAAAAATCGCTCTGGTCCACGCCATTTCAGCCACGCACAATTCACTGTTTGCGAAGCAGGGTGCCGTCCGGATGGTAA